In Sorghum bicolor cultivar BTx623 chromosome 8, Sorghum_bicolor_NCBIv3, whole genome shotgun sequence, one genomic interval encodes:
- the LOC8064106 gene encoding DNAJ protein JJJ1 homolog, with protein MASAAAGAPKRCYYEVLGLPRDCSPTDIKLAFRRLALSLHPDKQAPGSDLAAATAAFQELQHAHSVLSDPQERAYYDSHRSQILFSDPASAGAKSASPVPDLFAFFSSSAFSGFSDTGRGFYKVYGDVFDRVFAQELAYARRMGVPEPAAPPVIGNLDSPYAQVTAFYSYWLGFGSVMDFGWAAEWDAARGENRRVRRLMEEDNKKAMRKARREYNDAVRGLAAFCKKRDKRVVDMALKKKAEEEKRKAEEKERKKEEEKRKKERAMAYQEPDWARAEEEEEGLYDEDEEEEMRAKKKEELYCVACNKKFKSDKQWKNHEQSKKHRDKIAELRMAFKEEEESLKEAEEGEGDWNEVDVGFDFKPTQESDDESAFSDAAEELAEEFEEGLEVHDKEDGDKDFDSAEQEVGSYDEASVLEAMLSSRKSRKGGYVAPPEEALSGVAEDDDDHRSSEANNAKRKGRRRRATKKEQDEGSYADNEHHGKSEVQPEGSGHGNDVDDMMEGPSSSKEDNGSVSKGDKQNGENMNPKKNKKNKKGTEKKTTVSTDQKGTSKAEQKSTSKGKKQKEVSKAPSNDCETCGGTFESRNKLFSHLEETGHAMLKTRQKSRR; from the exons ATGGCGTCCGCGGCGGCGGGCGCGCCGAAGCGCTGCTACTACGAGGTCCTGGGGCTACCCCGCGACTGCTCCCCGACCGACATCAAGCtcgccttccgccgcctcgcgctctcgCTCCACCCCGACAAGCAGGCCCCCGGCTCCGacctcgccgccgccaccgccgccttcCAGGAGCTCCAGCACGCTCACTCCGTCCTCTCTGACCCGCAGGAGCGCGCCTACTACGACTCCCACCGCTCCCAGATCCTCTTCTCCGACCCAGCCTCCGCCGGCGCCAAATCCGCCTCTCCCGTCCCGGacctcttcgccttcttctcctcctccgctTTCTCCGGCTTCTCCGACACGGGCCGCGGCTTCTACAAGGTCTACGGGGACGTCTTCGATAGGGTCTTCGCGCAGGAGCTCGCCTATGCGCGCCGGATGGGGGTTCCTGAGCCTGCCGCGCCGCCGGTCATTGGGAACCTCGATTCCCCCTATGCGCAGGTCACTGCTTTCTACAGTTACTGGCTTGGGTTCGGCTCGGTCATGGACTTCGGGTGGGCGGCCGAGTGGGACGCCGCGCGCGGGGAGAACCGCCGTGTGCGGAGGCTCATGGAGGAGGACAACAAGAAGGCGATGCGCAAGGCGCGGCGGGAGTACAATGACGCTGTCAGAGGCCTCGCTGCCTTCTGcaagaagagggataagagggtgGTGGACATGGCTCTtaagaagaaggcggaggaggagaagagaaaggcagaggagaaggagaggaagaaggaggaggagaagaggaagaaggagcGAGCCATGGCATATCAGGAGCCTGACTGGGCGAGggcggaggaggaagaggagggacTGTAcgatgaagacgaagaagaggaGATGAGGGCCAAGAAGAAGGAGGAGCTGTACTGCGTGGCGTGCAATAAGAAGTTCAAATCGGACAAACAGTGGAAGAACCACGAGCAGTCGAAGAAGCATAGGGATAAGATCGCTGAGCTGAGGATGGCGtttaaggaggaggaggaatctTTGAAAGAGGCAGAGGAGGGGGAAGGTGATTGGAATGAAGTTGATGTGGGGTTTGATTTTAAGCCTACACAGGAGTCAGATGATGAGAGTGCATTTTCAGATGCTGCAGAAGAGTTAGCTGAAGAATTTGAGGAAGGTTTGGAGGTGCATGATAAAGAGGATGGTGATAAGGATTTTGATAGTGCAGAGCAGGAGGTTGGGTCATATGACGAGGCAAGTGTATTGGAGGCTATGCTATCAAGCCGCAAGAGCAGAAAGGGTGGTTATGTGGCTCCTCCAGAGGAGGCTTTGTCAGGTGTTGCTGAGGATGATGACGATCATAGAAGTTCTGAAGCTAATAATGCAAAAAGGAAAGGACGCAGGCGACGGGCAACAAAGAAGGAACAAGATGAAGGTAGTTATGCTGATAATGAGCATCATGGTAAAAGTGAGGTTCAGCCTGAGGGATCTGGCCATGGTAATGATGTTGATGATATGATGGAAGGGCCATCCTCTTCTAAGGAGGACAATGGTTCAGTAAGCAAAGGAGATAAGCAGAATGGTGAAAACATGAATCctaaaaagaacaaaaagaacAAGAAAGGCACAGAAAAGAAAACAACTGTTTCTACTGACCAGAAGGGTACATCAAAGGCTGAACAGAAGAGCACATCAAAGGGGAAGAAACAAAAG GAGGTCTCAAAGGCACCCAGTAATGATTGTGAAACTTGTGGTGGAACTTTTGAGTCAAG GAACAAGTTGTTTTCTCACTTGGAAGAAACAGGACACGCAATGCTTAAGACGCGGCAGAAAAGTCGTCGATGA
- the LOC110429543 gene encoding ureide permease 1-like isoform X2, producing MYVIEDKGGAIALMLASLLFLGTWPAVLTLLERRGRLPQHTYLDYSLTNLLAAVLIALTFGQLGDSKRGMPNFFTQLSQDNWPSVLFAMAGGVVLSVGNLSTQYAWAYVGLSVTEVISSSMVVVIGTTLNYFLDNRINRAEILFPGVACFLVAVILGSAVHASNAADNEKKLSGSTNANKLGTSGTVEPSKQVLDKDAPKDLENGASGAKQVDRAEAGTAEYLIELEERRSIKVFGSNTFIGLGIVFFAGVCFSLFSPAFNLATNDQWHTLKDGVPHLVVYTAFFYFSISCFVIGVGLNILFLYRPMAGVPRSSFGAYLRDWNGRQWALLAGLLCGFGNGFQFMGGQAAGYAAADAVQALPLVSTFWGVLLFGEYRKSSRKTYVLLGFMLFMFVAAVAVLMASSGHRSTE from the exons ATGTACGTGATCGAGGACAAGGGCGGCGCCATCGCGCTGATGCTGGCGTCGCTGCTGTTCCTGGGCACCTGGCCGGCGGTGCTCACGCTGCTGGAGCGCCGGGGCCGGCTGCCGCAGCACACGTACCTGGACTACTCCCTCACCAACCTCCTCGCCGCCGTGCTCATCGCGCTCACCTTCGGACAGCTCGGGGACAGCAAGCGCGGCATGCCCAACTTCTTCACGCAGCTGAGCCAGGACAACTGGCCGTCGGTGCTCTTCGCCATGGCCGGAGGCGTCGTGCTCAGCGTCGGGAACCTCTCCACGCAGTATGCCTGGGCGTATGTGGGCCTCTCCGTCACTGAGGTCATCAGCTCCAGCATGGTCGTGGTCATTG GCACGACACTGAACTACTTCCTGGACAACCGCATCAACAGGGCAGAGATTCTGTTCCCTGGTGTGGCATGCTTCCTTGTCGCTGTCATCCTTGGCTCTGCTGTCCATGCCTCCAATGCAGCTGACAATGAGAAGAAACTCAGTGGCTCCACAAATGCCAACAAACTTGG GACAAGTGGAACTGTGGAACCAAGCAAACAAGTCCTAGACAAAG ATGCTCCCAAGGATTTGGAGAATGGAGCCTCTGGAGCCAAGCAAGTTGACAGAGCTGAGGCAGGCACTGCAGAATACCTCATTGAACTCGAAGAACGGCGATCAATCAAG GTCTTCGGTTCAAACACCTTCATCGGTCTGGGGATCGTCTTCTTCGCGGGGGTGTGCTTCTCGCTCTTCTCGCCGGCGTTCAACCTTGCCACCAACGACCAATGGCACACCCTCAAGGACGGCGTGCCGCACCTGGTGGTGTACACGGCCTTCTTCTACTTCTCCATCTCGTGCTTCGTCATCGGCGTCGGCCTCAACATCCTCTTCCTCTACCGCCCCATGGCCGGCGTGCCCCGGTCCTCCTTCGGCGCCTACCTCAGGGACTGGAACGGCCGGCAGTGGGCGCTCCTCGCCGGCCTGCTCTGCGGCTTCGGCAACGGTTTCCAGTTCATGGGCGGCCAAGCCGCAGGctacgccgccgccgacgctgtCCAGGCGCTGCCGCTCGTCAGCACCTTCTGGGGCGTCCTGCTCTTCGGGGAGTACCGCAAGTCGTCCCGGAAGACATACGTCCTGCTGGGTTTCATGCTCTTCATGttcgtcgccgccgtcgccgtgctCATGGCTTCGTCAGGTCACAGGAGCACCGAGTGA
- the LOC110429543 gene encoding ureide permease 1-like isoform X1 translates to MEHVLACASSLLSCHKVLQEEEGGPLLLLSSIRARLSMYVIEDKGGAIALMLASLLFLGTWPAVLTLLERRGRLPQHTYLDYSLTNLLAAVLIALTFGQLGDSKRGMPNFFTQLSQDNWPSVLFAMAGGVVLSVGNLSTQYAWAYVGLSVTEVISSSMVVVIGTTLNYFLDNRINRAEILFPGVACFLVAVILGSAVHASNAADNEKKLSGSTNANKLGTSGTVEPSKQVLDKDAPKDLENGASGAKQVDRAEAGTAEYLIELEERRSIKVFGSNTFIGLGIVFFAGVCFSLFSPAFNLATNDQWHTLKDGVPHLVVYTAFFYFSISCFVIGVGLNILFLYRPMAGVPRSSFGAYLRDWNGRQWALLAGLLCGFGNGFQFMGGQAAGYAAADAVQALPLVSTFWGVLLFGEYRKSSRKTYVLLGFMLFMFVAAVAVLMASSGHRSTE, encoded by the exons ATGGAACATGTTCTCGCATGTGCGTCTTCTCTGCTCAGTTGCCACAAG gtgctccaagaagaagaaggagggcCTCTACTACTACTGTCGTCCATCAGAGCCAGGCTCAGCATGTACGTGATCGAGGACAAGGGCGGCGCCATCGCGCTGATGCTGGCGTCGCTGCTGTTCCTGGGCACCTGGCCGGCGGTGCTCACGCTGCTGGAGCGCCGGGGCCGGCTGCCGCAGCACACGTACCTGGACTACTCCCTCACCAACCTCCTCGCCGCCGTGCTCATCGCGCTCACCTTCGGACAGCTCGGGGACAGCAAGCGCGGCATGCCCAACTTCTTCACGCAGCTGAGCCAGGACAACTGGCCGTCGGTGCTCTTCGCCATGGCCGGAGGCGTCGTGCTCAGCGTCGGGAACCTCTCCACGCAGTATGCCTGGGCGTATGTGGGCCTCTCCGTCACTGAGGTCATCAGCTCCAGCATGGTCGTGGTCATTG GCACGACACTGAACTACTTCCTGGACAACCGCATCAACAGGGCAGAGATTCTGTTCCCTGGTGTGGCATGCTTCCTTGTCGCTGTCATCCTTGGCTCTGCTGTCCATGCCTCCAATGCAGCTGACAATGAGAAGAAACTCAGTGGCTCCACAAATGCCAACAAACTTGG GACAAGTGGAACTGTGGAACCAAGCAAACAAGTCCTAGACAAAG ATGCTCCCAAGGATTTGGAGAATGGAGCCTCTGGAGCCAAGCAAGTTGACAGAGCTGAGGCAGGCACTGCAGAATACCTCATTGAACTCGAAGAACGGCGATCAATCAAG GTCTTCGGTTCAAACACCTTCATCGGTCTGGGGATCGTCTTCTTCGCGGGGGTGTGCTTCTCGCTCTTCTCGCCGGCGTTCAACCTTGCCACCAACGACCAATGGCACACCCTCAAGGACGGCGTGCCGCACCTGGTGGTGTACACGGCCTTCTTCTACTTCTCCATCTCGTGCTTCGTCATCGGCGTCGGCCTCAACATCCTCTTCCTCTACCGCCCCATGGCCGGCGTGCCCCGGTCCTCCTTCGGCGCCTACCTCAGGGACTGGAACGGCCGGCAGTGGGCGCTCCTCGCCGGCCTGCTCTGCGGCTTCGGCAACGGTTTCCAGTTCATGGGCGGCCAAGCCGCAGGctacgccgccgccgacgctgtCCAGGCGCTGCCGCTCGTCAGCACCTTCTGGGGCGTCCTGCTCTTCGGGGAGTACCGCAAGTCGTCCCGGAAGACATACGTCCTGCTGGGTTTCATGCTCTTCATGttcgtcgccgccgtcgccgtgctCATGGCTTCGTCAGGTCACAGGAGCACCGAGTGA